From the genome of Eublepharis macularius isolate TG4126 chromosome 4, MPM_Emac_v1.0, whole genome shotgun sequence:
TCAGAGataattatatataacagatTATATAACATAATACATAAACTACAGGATTTTTCTCCCCTCATGTGAAGCTCTATGTCTTGAAGCTCTACAGAGAAACTTTGTATCTGGGGAATGTCTTTTATAGGTTTATTTTTAAGCATCATTTTATAATTTTTGAAAATCTATAGTTTGTAGCTTGCATTTCTCCTGTCAATAACCAGTTGTCATAAAAATAACAAATTCCAAAAAGTGCAATTCCAAAAACATAATATTCAAGTATTGGTATAAacgagcttccccccccccactttttattTTCAGAATTCATCCATGATCTGACCTCCCCAAGACGCAGCTCTTAAAgaagaatttgattttttttaagtacacCTGCTGCTGAGATACTCccaaaaaatttaaataaatcaaaggaggttttaaaaaacaaaaccggCTTTCAAGCTGCAATTATGTCTGTGATTTCAGAGTTGTTTCATGATTGGTAAAACTATTCAAGAGCCCAGCATGAATCTGACTATTGCAAACAGCAGTAAATCACAGTTTCAGCACTTTGAATCATGCCCATCGTCCTTTCCTGCAATATTCTTGCTCATCACAGCTTATGCTGTAGTGATACTGGTGGGGTTTTTTGGCAACCTGTGCCTGatcgtcatcatcatcagaaAACAGAAAGAAAGCCAAAACGTTACCAGCATTTTGATTGCCAATCTCTCCTTATCTGACATCTTCATTTGCATCATGTGCATTCCTTTCACTGCTTCGTACACTTTGATGGACTATTGGATATTTGGAGAGGCAATGTGTAAAATAACTGGCTTTGTACAAAtatgtctgttactgcctctatATTTTCACTTATATTAATTGCTGTTGAGAGGTACCAGCTAATAGTGAACCCACGTGGCTGGAAGCCTAGCATTTCCCATGCATACTGGGGAATTGTGTTCATTTGGGGGTTCTCTCTGATAATATCAATTCCCTTTTTTGTGTTCCAGCAAGTTACTGATGAGCCCTTTAAAAACCTTTCTTCCCACACCAATGTCTATGTGAACAAAGTTGTCTGCATTGAAGTGTGGC
Proteins encoded in this window:
- the LOC129329103 gene encoding LOW QUALITY PROTEIN: neuropeptide Y receptor type 6-like (The sequence of the model RefSeq protein was modified relative to this genomic sequence to represent the inferred CDS: inserted 1 base in 1 codon), which produces MIGKTIQEPSMNLTIANSSKSQFQHFESCPSSFPAIFLLITAYAVVILVGFFGNLCLIVIIIRKQKESQNVTSILIANLSLSDIFICIMCIPFTASYTLMDYWIFGEAMCKITGFVQXMSVTASIFSLILIAVERYQLIVNPRGWKPSISHAYWGIVFIWGFSLIISIPFFVFQQVTDEPFKNLSSHTNVYVNKVVCIEVWPSVEERRVFTTTMLVFQYFFPLGFIFVCYLRIFVCLQKRHGKVDKIRENESRVNESKRINIMLFSIVVTFAACWLPLNIFNMVFDWNHEALMNCHHNVLFILCHLVAMMAICINPVFYGFLNKNFQKDLVILLHNFRCFASRELYDNIALSTLNTDVSKGSLKLNNMPANI